One Prodigiosinella aquatilis DNA window includes the following coding sequences:
- a CDS encoding divergent polysaccharide deacetylase family protein: MSFICICLLAQPVWAGKLSIVIDDFGYRPHNENQVLAMPTAISIAILPNAPYARKMAIEAHRQGREVLIHLPMEPISRQPLERDTLRPDMSSTEIQRILREAVNHVPYAVGLNNHMGSAMTSSLSGMQKVMQAMTAYQLYFLDSMTIGNSQASRAAQGTGIKVIKRNVFLDDTQNEADIRRQFMRAIDIARRRGSAIAIGHPRPATIRVLQQMLPTLPADIVLVRPSQLLNESERYYEPMPIITASKSVFHPVRQCYVKRPLSPVSQAKVFRQLEEGIGQSDVGTYIKQRWQTWLE; the protein is encoded by the coding sequence GTGTCTTTTATTTGTATCTGTTTGCTGGCTCAGCCCGTTTGGGCGGGAAAACTGTCTATCGTCATTGATGATTTCGGTTACCGACCGCATAACGAAAACCAGGTGCTGGCTATGCCAACGGCTATTTCTATCGCGATTCTGCCCAATGCGCCTTATGCCCGCAAGATGGCGATCGAAGCTCACCGTCAAGGGCGGGAAGTTTTGATTCATCTGCCAATGGAACCGATAAGTCGGCAACCTTTGGAACGAGATACGCTCCGTCCCGATATGAGCAGTACAGAGATTCAACGCATCCTGCGGGAAGCGGTTAACCATGTCCCTTACGCGGTTGGTTTGAACAATCATATGGGCAGCGCCATGACGTCCAGCTTGTCAGGGATGCAAAAAGTGATGCAGGCCATGACCGCGTATCAACTCTATTTCCTGGACAGCATGACCATTGGCAACAGTCAGGCCAGCCGCGCTGCACAGGGTACGGGCATCAAGGTGATTAAACGTAACGTCTTTCTGGATGATACGCAGAATGAGGCGGATATCCGCCGCCAGTTTATGCGTGCGATTGATATTGCCCGGCGTCGCGGCTCCGCAATTGCCATCGGTCATCCGCGTCCTGCGACCATTCGTGTTTTGCAGCAGATGTTGCCAACATTGCCAGCAGATATCGTGCTGGTGCGGCCAAGCCAGTTGCTGAACGAATCGGAACGGTATTATGAGCCGATGCCGATTATCACTGCGTCGAAGTCGGTGTTCCACCCGGTGAGACAATGCTATGTCAAACGGCCGCTATCACCGGTATCGCAGGCAAAAGTCTTCAGACAGCTGGAAGAAGGCATCGGCCAAAGTGATGTGGGAACCTATATCAAACAGCGCTGGCAAACCTGGCTGGAATAA
- the secB gene encoding protein-export chaperone SecB: MSEQNNVEMNFQIQRIYTKDISFEAPKAPAVFQQEWQPEVKLDLDTTSSQLADDVYEVVLRVTVTASLGEETAFLCEVQQGGIFTVEGLEGTQLAHCLGAYCPNLLFPYARECITSLVSRGTFPQLNLAPVNFDALFMNYLQQQTDDESAAPSLDA; the protein is encoded by the coding sequence ATGTCTGAACAAAACAACGTCGAAATGAACTTCCAGATCCAGCGTATTTATACCAAGGATATTTCTTTTGAAGCACCAAAAGCGCCTGCTGTATTCCAACAAGAATGGCAACCGGAAGTAAAACTGGATTTGGATACTACTTCAAGCCAATTGGCTGACGATGTTTATGAAGTTGTGCTGCGCGTAACTGTTACCGCCAGCCTTGGCGAAGAAACCGCGTTTCTGTGTGAAGTTCAACAGGGCGGCATTTTCACCGTTGAAGGACTGGAAGGTACTCAACTGGCGCACTGTCTGGGAGCTTACTGCCCGAATCTCTTATTCCCTTACGCACGCGAATGTATCACCAGCCTGGTGTCCCGCGGGACTTTCCCACAACTAAATTTGGCACCGGTCAACTTCGACGCACTGTTCATGAACTATCTGCAACAACAGACAGACGATGAAAGTGCGGCACCGTCTCTGGATGCCTGA
- the rfaD gene encoding ADP-glyceromanno-heptose 6-epimerase, which yields MIIVTGGAGFIGSNIVKALNDAGHRDILVVDNLKDGTKFVNLVDLDITDYMDKEDFIANIMAGDDLGDIDAVFHEGACSSTTEWDGKYMMDNNYQYSKDVLHYCMERGIPFLYASSAATYGGRSDHFVEERQYEQPLNVYGYSKFLFDQYVRDILPQADSPICGFRYFNVYGPREGHKGSMASVAFHLNNQINQGENPKLFSGSENFQRDFVYVGDVAAVNLWFWQHGVSGIFNCGTGRAESFQAVADAVLDFHKKGSVEYIPFPEKLKGRYQAYTQADLTKLRAAGYDKPFKTVAEGVADYMAWLNRSA from the coding sequence ATGATTATCGTTACTGGCGGTGCCGGTTTCATTGGCAGCAATATCGTTAAGGCCCTGAATGACGCTGGTCATCGGGATATTCTGGTGGTCGATAACCTGAAAGATGGCACCAAATTCGTCAATCTGGTTGATCTGGATATCACCGATTATATGGATAAAGAAGATTTTATCGCCAATATCATGGCGGGTGACGATCTGGGTGATATTGATGCCGTCTTCCATGAAGGCGCCTGCTCGTCCACCACCGAGTGGGATGGTAAATACATGATGGATAACAACTATCAGTATTCCAAAGACGTGTTGCATTACTGTATGGAACGTGGCATCCCGTTTCTGTATGCCTCTTCCGCCGCGACCTACGGTGGACGCAGTGACCATTTTGTTGAAGAGCGCCAGTATGAACAGCCGTTGAATGTTTATGGCTATTCCAAGTTCCTGTTTGACCAGTATGTGCGCGATATTCTGCCGCAGGCTGATTCCCCGATTTGTGGTTTCCGTTATTTCAACGTTTATGGTCCACGTGAAGGGCATAAAGGCAGCATGGCCAGTGTCGCGTTTCATCTGAACAACCAGATTAATCAGGGTGAGAACCCGAAGTTGTTTTCCGGCAGTGAAAACTTTCAACGCGATTTCGTCTATGTGGGCGATGTCGCGGCGGTCAATTTGTGGTTTTGGCAGCACGGTGTTTCCGGTATTTTCAACTGTGGTACCGGTCGTGCCGAATCTTTCCAGGCTGTGGCTGATGCGGTACTGGATTTCCACAAAAAAGGTAGCGTGGAATACATTCCCTTCCCGGAAAAATTGAAAGGCCGTTATCAGGCTTATACTCAGGCGGATTTAACCAAACTACGTGCGGCCGGTTACGATAAACCGTTCAAAACGGTGGCAGAAGGTGTAGCCGACTATATGGCCTGGCTGAACCGCAGCGCGTAA
- the gpsA gene encoding NAD(P)H-dependent glycerol-3-phosphate dehydrogenase gives MNAAEASMTVIGAGSYGTALAITLARNGHRVVLWGHDPAHIHALQTARCNQAFLPDVPFPDSLQLETDLTRALAASRNILVVVPSHVFADVLRQIKPHLRADARVVWATKGLEAETGRLLQDVAREALGNDIPLAVVSGPTFAKELAAGLPTAIALAATDREFSDDLQLLLHCGKSFRVYSNPDFIGVQLGGAVKNVIAIGAGMSDGMGFGANARTALITRGLAEMTRLGVALGADPTTFMGMAGLGDLVLTCTDNQSRNRRFGMMLGQGMDVDSAQAQIGQVVEGYRNTKEVMALAQRYNVEMPITEQLWQVLYCGKDAREAALSLLGRASKDESPHV, from the coding sequence ATGAACGCTGCTGAAGCTTCCATGACCGTGATTGGTGCCGGCTCCTACGGCACCGCTCTGGCTATTACACTGGCTCGTAATGGCCACCGGGTTGTGCTCTGGGGGCACGATCCGGCGCACATTCACGCCTTGCAAACCGCTCGCTGTAATCAGGCGTTTCTGCCAGATGTTCCCTTTCCTGATTCGTTGCAACTGGAAACCGATCTGACTCGTGCCCTGGCGGCCAGCCGCAATATTCTGGTTGTAGTACCGAGCCACGTGTTCGCTGACGTGTTGCGTCAAATTAAGCCACACTTACGTGCCGATGCGCGCGTGGTATGGGCAACGAAAGGACTGGAGGCGGAAACGGGTCGTTTGTTGCAGGATGTTGCACGTGAAGCGCTGGGAAACGATATTCCACTGGCTGTCGTATCCGGGCCAACCTTTGCCAAAGAGCTGGCTGCGGGATTACCGACAGCGATAGCACTGGCGGCAACAGATCGTGAATTTTCTGATGATCTGCAACTGTTGCTGCACTGCGGCAAAAGTTTCCGGGTCTATAGCAATCCTGATTTTATTGGTGTACAGCTGGGGGGCGCGGTAAAAAACGTGATCGCCATCGGTGCCGGAATGTCAGATGGCATGGGGTTTGGTGCCAATGCCCGTACGGCGTTGATTACCCGTGGTTTGGCAGAAATGACCCGATTGGGTGTCGCATTGGGCGCCGATCCTACCACCTTTATGGGAATGGCCGGGCTCGGTGATCTGGTATTGACCTGTACCGATAATCAATCGCGCAACCGCCGCTTTGGCATGATGTTGGGGCAAGGCATGGATGTAGATAGTGCTCAGGCCCAGATAGGTCAGGTAGTTGAAGGTTATCGGAATACCAAAGAAGTGATGGCACTCGCCCAACGTTATAACGTAGAGATGCCGATTACCGAGCAACTCTGGCAAGTTTTATACTGCGGCAAGGACGCTCGTGAAGCCGCACTGAGTTTACTGGGACGAGCCAGTAAAGATGAAAGTCCCCATGTATAA
- the rfaF gene encoding ADP-heptose--LPS heptosyltransferase RfaF has translation MKILVIGPSWVGDMMMSHSLYRTLKAEHPDAIIDVMAPDWCRPLLARMPEVHQALSMPLGHGTLALGERYRLGASLRHTHYDRAYVLPNSLKSALVPFFAAIPRRIGWRGEMRYGLLNDLRVLNKAAFPLMVQRYVALAYDRERIRAASDVPQPLLWPQLRVGDEEIAEVTSIFNLPDVRPLVGFCPGAEFGPAKRWPHYHYGALAQTLIDRGFQVALFGSANDHQAGEDICQSLADTAQEYCINLAGKTSLDQAVVLITACHAVVSNDSGLMHVAAALNRPLVALYGPSSPDFTPPLSHQAEVIRLISGYHRVRKGDAEQGYHQSLIDIQPERVLEALARYLPSLGEKA, from the coding sequence ATGAAAATTCTGGTTATCGGACCTTCCTGGGTCGGCGACATGATGATGTCGCACAGTCTTTACCGCACCCTGAAAGCCGAACATCCGGATGCCATCATCGACGTGATGGCACCGGACTGGTGCCGTCCATTATTGGCGCGGATGCCTGAGGTTCACCAGGCACTGTCGATGCCATTGGGACATGGGACGTTGGCGTTGGGTGAGCGCTACCGTTTAGGTGCCTCACTGCGCCATACCCACTACGATCGCGCCTATGTGTTACCTAACTCATTAAAATCCGCACTGGTGCCTTTTTTTGCTGCCATTCCCCGGCGAATCGGCTGGCGCGGAGAGATGCGTTATGGTCTGCTTAACGATCTGCGGGTGCTGAATAAAGCCGCCTTTCCACTGATGGTTCAACGTTATGTGGCGTTGGCTTATGACAGGGAGAGAATCCGCGCTGCCAGTGACGTGCCGCAACCATTACTGTGGCCGCAATTGCGGGTTGGTGATGAAGAGATTGCGGAGGTCACGTCTATCTTTAATCTGCCTGACGTTCGTCCGTTGGTCGGTTTTTGCCCTGGTGCTGAATTCGGCCCGGCCAAACGCTGGCCGCATTATCACTATGGTGCGCTGGCGCAAACGCTGATTGACCGGGGATTTCAGGTGGCGTTGTTCGGATCTGCCAATGACCATCAGGCGGGTGAAGATATTTGTCAGTCACTGGCGGATACCGCCCAGGAATATTGTATTAACCTGGCTGGGAAAACGTCACTGGATCAGGCGGTGGTGTTGATTACCGCCTGTCATGCCGTCGTCAGTAATGATTCCGGATTAATGCACGTGGCGGCGGCGCTGAATCGGCCACTGGTGGCGTTGTACGGGCCCAGCAGCCCTGATTTTACTCCGCCGTTGTCGCATCAGGCGGAGGTGATTCGCTTGATTAGCGGGTATCACCGGGTACGCAAAGGTGATGCCGAACAGGGTTATCATCAGAGCCTGATTGATATCCAGCCAGAACGGGTGCTGGAAGCATTAGCCCGCTATCTGCCCTCGCTCGGGGAAAAAGCATGA
- a CDS encoding carboxylate/amino acid/amine transporter, giving the protein MPLLILTTILWAFSFSLIGEYLAGHVDSWFSVLMRVGLAALVFLPFLRWRGYQPKVIGLYLLVGACQLGIMYLFVFQAYLYLSVPEFLLFTVMTPLYVTLIYDLLGHQRLRWGYALSALLAVLGAAVIRYDGVNGQFWWGLLLVQAANIFFAMGQVGYKRLMEVYPMPQHSAFSWFYLGALAVSVVAWLLFGNPHKLPTTSLQWGVLIWLGIGASGLGYFMWNYGATQVDAGTLGIMNNFHVPAGLLVNFAIWQEQPHWPRFIVGAAIIISSLWVHRRWVVKRPAQTVDAHRHADARNE; this is encoded by the coding sequence GTGCCATTACTGATTCTTACTACCATTCTATGGGCTTTTTCATTCAGTCTGATAGGTGAATATCTTGCCGGTCATGTGGATAGCTGGTTCTCCGTGCTGATGCGTGTTGGCCTGGCCGCTCTGGTCTTTCTGCCTTTTCTGCGCTGGCGCGGATATCAGCCTAAAGTCATCGGGTTATATCTGTTAGTGGGCGCATGTCAGCTCGGCATTATGTATCTGTTTGTATTCCAGGCTTATCTCTACCTGTCAGTACCGGAGTTTTTGCTGTTCACCGTGATGACACCTCTTTATGTCACGCTGATTTACGATCTGCTAGGGCATCAGCGTCTGCGCTGGGGCTACGCACTGAGCGCCCTGCTGGCGGTGCTGGGCGCGGCGGTGATCCGCTATGATGGCGTCAATGGACAATTCTGGTGGGGATTGTTGCTGGTACAGGCGGCGAATATCTTTTTTGCAATGGGACAGGTGGGCTACAAACGTCTGATGGAAGTCTACCCCATGCCGCAGCACAGTGCATTTTCCTGGTTTTATCTCGGTGCGCTGGCGGTTTCCGTGGTGGCCTGGTTACTGTTCGGTAATCCCCATAAACTCCCCACCACATCATTGCAGTGGGGTGTGCTGATTTGGTTGGGCATTGGAGCATCTGGCCTGGGATATTTCATGTGGAACTATGGTGCGACACAAGTGGATGCCGGCACGCTCGGCATTATGAATAACTTTCACGTCCCGGCTGGGCTGCTGGTGAACTTTGCCATCTGGCAGGAACAGCCTCACTGGCCGAGATTTATCGTTGGTGCCGCCATTATCATATCTTCGTTATGGGTACACCGGCGCTGGGTCGTGAAGCGTCCCGCACAAACGGTAGATGCTCACAGGCATGCTGACGCGCGGAACGAATAA
- the cysE gene encoding serine O-acetyltransferase gives MSHEELELVWRNIKDEARCLADCEPMLASFFHATLLKHENLGNALSYMLANKLANAIMPAIAIREVVEEAYHANPSMIMSAARDIQAVCLRDPAVDKYSTPLLYLKGFHALQAYRIGHWLWKQDRQALAIYFQNQISVSFGVDIHPAAHIGCGIMLDHATGIVIGETAVVENDVSILQSVTLGGTGKTSGDRHPKIREGVMIGAGAKVLGNIEVGRGAKIGAGSVVLQPVPPHTTVAGVPARIVGRPDSDKPAMDMDQYFNGTNRSFEYGDGI, from the coding sequence ATGTCACATGAAGAACTGGAACTGGTCTGGCGAAACATTAAGGATGAAGCCCGCTGTTTAGCTGACTGTGAACCTATGCTGGCAAGCTTTTTTCATGCCACCTTGTTAAAGCATGAAAATCTGGGAAATGCCTTGAGCTATATGCTGGCAAATAAGCTGGCAAACGCTATTATGCCGGCCATTGCCATCCGTGAAGTAGTAGAAGAGGCATACCATGCAAACCCATCAATGATCATGTCCGCAGCCCGGGATATTCAGGCAGTATGTCTGCGTGACCCGGCGGTAGATAAATATTCCACCCCATTGCTGTACCTGAAAGGCTTTCATGCCTTACAAGCCTACCGTATCGGTCATTGGTTATGGAAGCAGGATCGCCAGGCATTAGCCATCTATTTCCAGAATCAGATTTCCGTGTCATTTGGCGTAGATATTCACCCGGCAGCTCATATCGGTTGTGGCATCATGCTGGATCACGCCACCGGCATCGTGATTGGTGAAACGGCTGTGGTGGAAAATGATGTTTCCATTCTTCAGTCCGTTACCCTCGGTGGTACAGGTAAAACCAGCGGTGACCGTCATCCCAAGATCAGAGAAGGTGTCATGATTGGTGCTGGCGCCAAGGTTCTGGGAAATATTGAGGTGGGTCGCGGTGCCAAAATTGGCGCAGGTTCGGTGGTATTACAGCCGGTTCCGCCCCACACCACCGTCGCAGGTGTTCCGGCTCGTATCGTCGGCCGTCCAGACAGCGATAAACCCGCCATGGATATGGACCAGTATTTCAACGGCACCAATCGTAGCTTCGAATACGGTGATGGTATTTAA
- the tdh gene encoding L-threonine 3-dehydrogenase produces the protein MKALAKLQPEPGIWMTDVPKPEPGHNDVMIKIRKTAICGTDVHIYNWDEWSQKTIPVPMVVGHEYVGEIVAIGQEVDGFHIGDRVSGEGHITCGYCRNCRAGRRHLCRNTIGVGVNRPGAFAEYLVIPAYNAFRIPDNIPDDIAAIFDPLGNAVHTALSFNLVGEDVLISGAGPIGVMAAAICRHVGARHVVITDVNDYRLGLARQMGVSRAVNVEREKLTDVMQELGMSEGFDVGLEMSGAPTAFRSMLSVMNHGGHIAMLGIPPQAMSVDWSDIIFKGLMIKGVYGREMFETWYKMSALIQSGLDLSPIITHRFTIDEFQQGFDVMRSGQSGKVLLNWD, from the coding sequence ATGAAAGCATTGGCGAAACTACAGCCGGAACCGGGAATATGGATGACGGACGTCCCTAAACCGGAACCGGGACATAACGATGTGATGATCAAAATCCGCAAAACCGCCATCTGCGGTACGGATGTGCATATTTATAACTGGGATGAATGGTCGCAGAAAACCATCCCGGTCCCGATGGTGGTAGGTCATGAATATGTCGGCGAAATTGTGGCTATCGGGCAGGAAGTGGATGGTTTTCACATTGGCGATCGAGTCTCCGGAGAGGGACATATCACCTGCGGTTACTGCCGTAACTGCCGGGCCGGACGTCGCCATCTGTGTCGTAACACCATCGGTGTGGGCGTTAATCGTCCGGGTGCATTTGCTGAGTATCTGGTCATTCCGGCGTATAACGCTTTTCGTATTCCAGATAATATTCCCGATGATATTGCCGCCATTTTTGATCCTCTGGGTAACGCGGTACATACCGCACTGTCATTCAACCTGGTGGGAGAAGACGTACTGATTTCCGGTGCCGGACCGATTGGTGTCATGGCCGCCGCGATTTGCCGTCATGTCGGTGCTCGTCATGTGGTAATAACTGATGTGAATGACTACCGACTGGGGCTGGCCCGTCAGATGGGTGTCAGCCGGGCAGTGAATGTCGAACGTGAAAAACTGACTGATGTGATGCAGGAACTGGGTATGTCGGAAGGGTTTGACGTCGGTCTGGAAATGTCTGGTGCACCGACAGCGTTTCGCTCCATGCTATCGGTAATGAACCATGGTGGTCACATCGCCATGCTGGGCATTCCGCCACAGGCCATGTCGGTAGACTGGAGTGACATCATTTTCAAAGGGTTGATGATAAAAGGTGTTTATGGCCGTGAGATGTTTGAAACCTGGTACAAGATGTCCGCGCTGATTCAGTCAGGACTGGATCTCTCACCCATCATTACCCACCGTTTTACCATTGATGAGTTCCAACAAGGCTTTGATGTGATGCGCTCCGGCCAGTCCGGGAAGGTTCTCCTTAACTGGGATTAA
- the envC gene encoding murein hydrolase activator EnvC, with the protein MSKEAFCVQLRATGCNKLLIHCASALCVGVLLFPCSGWSKDNQQQLKSIQQNIAEKEKSVKQQQQQRSALLDQLKKQEQSIAHSSRQLRETRHTLESLNKDISALNASITKLQAQQKTQEHILAQQLDAAFRQGQHSAFQLILSGAESQRSERILAYFDYLNKARQQSITDLQQTRTKLADEKQELEQKQLQQKDLLGNQQQQQKTLEQARSERQKTLGSLETSLKKDQQQLTELRQNEIRLRDQIARAAREAKAREEREAREAARVREKEQQAKRSGSSYKPTESERSLMARIGGLGKPAGQAIWPVRGSMLHHFGEPLRGELRWKGLVIAAAEGTEVKAIAAGSVLMADWLQGYGLVVVIDHGKGDMSLYGYNQSALVKVGEQVKAGQPIALVGTSGGQSQPALYFEIRRQGQAVNPLPWLGR; encoded by the coding sequence ATGAGTAAAGAAGCGTTCTGTGTACAGTTGCGAGCAACAGGGTGTAATAAGTTGCTAATCCATTGCGCCAGTGCGCTTTGCGTTGGCGTATTATTATTTCCATGCAGTGGCTGGAGTAAAGATAATCAACAACAGCTCAAGTCGATTCAGCAAAACATTGCCGAAAAAGAGAAAAGCGTTAAACAACAGCAACAACAACGCAGCGCCCTGCTGGATCAGTTGAAAAAGCAGGAACAGTCCATTGCTCACAGCTCTCGTCAATTACGTGAAACCCGCCATACGCTGGAAAGTCTGAATAAAGATATCAGCGCACTGAATGCTTCTATTACCAAATTGCAGGCACAGCAGAAGACCCAGGAACATATCCTGGCGCAACAACTGGATGCCGCATTCCGGCAGGGCCAACACAGCGCCTTTCAACTGATTCTCAGTGGCGCAGAAAGTCAGCGAAGTGAACGCATACTGGCGTACTTTGACTATCTGAATAAAGCTCGCCAGCAATCCATTACTGACCTGCAACAGACGCGGACGAAACTGGCGGACGAAAAGCAGGAGTTGGAACAGAAACAGTTGCAACAAAAAGATCTTCTTGGTAACCAACAGCAGCAGCAGAAAACACTGGAGCAGGCGAGAAGTGAGCGTCAAAAAACGTTAGGTAGTCTGGAAACTTCTCTGAAAAAAGACCAGCAGCAGCTAACTGAACTTCGGCAGAATGAAATCCGTCTGCGCGACCAGATAGCCCGTGCAGCGCGGGAAGCGAAGGCACGCGAGGAACGGGAGGCCAGAGAAGCTGCCCGTGTCAGGGAAAAAGAGCAACAGGCCAAGCGCAGTGGCTCCAGCTACAAACCCACTGAAAGCGAACGTTCTCTTATGGCGCGTATCGGTGGGTTGGGTAAACCGGCGGGTCAGGCAATATGGCCGGTACGGGGCAGTATGTTGCACCATTTCGGCGAACCACTCCGGGGTGAGTTGCGTTGGAAAGGATTGGTGATTGCCGCCGCAGAAGGAACCGAGGTAAAAGCTATTGCCGCTGGCAGTGTGCTGATGGCTGATTGGTTGCAGGGATACGGGTTGGTTGTCGTGATTGATCACGGCAAAGGCGATATGAGCCTTTACGGTTATAACCAGAGTGCGTTGGTGAAGGTGGGTGAGCAGGTCAAAGCCGGTCAGCCGATTGCGCTGGTTGGTACCAGTGGCGGGCAAAGTCAGCCTGCGCTTTATTTTGAAATTCGACGCCAAGGGCAGGCGGTAAACCCACTCCCATGGTTAGGAAGGTAA
- a CDS encoding glycine C-acetyltransferase, translated as MPSSFYQQITAQLMAARTEGLFKEERIITSAQQAKITVADSGEVINFCANNYLGLANHPALIEAAKTGLDSHGFGMASVRFICGTQDIHKTLEHRLATFLGMEDAILYSSCFDANGGLFETLMGPEDAIVSDALNHASIIDGIRLSKARRYRYANNDMNQLEARLQQARADGARHIMIATDGVFSMDGVIANLRGICDLADRYDALVMVDDSHAVGFVGERGRGTHEYCQVMDRVDIITGTLGKALGGASGGYTAGRREVIEWLRQRSRPYLFSNSLAPAIVAASIKVLELLEEGQELRQRLWQNASLFRQKMTAAGFTLAGADHAIIPVMLGEAQLAQDFAAALQREGIYVTGFFYPVVPNGQARIRTQMSAAHTPQQIEQAVDAFIRVGTRLGVIN; from the coding sequence ATGCCATCCTCTTTCTATCAACAAATTACCGCGCAATTAATGGCCGCCCGCACCGAAGGGCTGTTCAAAGAAGAACGCATCATCACCTCCGCCCAGCAGGCAAAAATTACCGTGGCAGACAGCGGTGAAGTCATCAACTTTTGCGCTAACAATTATCTGGGTCTTGCCAATCACCCCGCGTTGATTGAGGCAGCGAAAACCGGGTTGGACAGCCACGGCTTTGGTATGGCGTCAGTGCGTTTTATCTGCGGCACACAGGATATCCACAAAACACTGGAGCATCGTCTGGCGACATTTCTGGGTATGGAGGATGCCATCCTCTATTCTTCCTGCTTTGATGCCAATGGCGGATTATTCGAAACACTGATGGGGCCGGAAGATGCCATTGTTTCCGACGCCCTGAACCACGCCTCCATCATCGATGGGATCCGACTGTCCAAAGCTCGCCGTTACCGCTATGCCAACAACGACATGAATCAGTTGGAAGCCCGACTACAACAAGCAAGAGCAGATGGTGCCCGGCATATCATGATTGCCACTGATGGCGTGTTTTCCATGGATGGCGTGATCGCTAATCTGCGCGGTATCTGCGATTTGGCGGATCGCTATGATGCGTTAGTGATGGTAGATGATTCCCATGCGGTCGGGTTTGTGGGGGAACGAGGTCGCGGTACCCATGAATACTGCCAGGTTATGGACCGGGTCGACATTATTACCGGTACTCTGGGGAAAGCCCTCGGGGGTGCATCCGGCGGCTATACGGCTGGACGTCGTGAAGTTATCGAATGGCTACGCCAGCGTTCACGGCCTTATCTATTCTCCAATTCGCTGGCGCCGGCTATTGTCGCAGCATCTATCAAGGTATTGGAACTGCTAGAGGAAGGACAGGAATTGCGCCAGCGTTTGTGGCAGAACGCCAGCCTGTTTCGCCAGAAGATGACTGCCGCTGGCTTTACATTGGCAGGAGCCGATCACGCCATTATTCCGGTGATGCTGGGTGAGGCCCAGTTAGCGCAGGATTTTGCCGCGGCGCTGCAACGCGAAGGTATTTATGTTACCGGCTTCTTCTATCCGGTGGTTCCCAATGGACAGGCTCGCATCCGTACCCAGATGTCTGCGGCCCATACGCCACAACAAATTGAGCAGGCAGTGGATGCGTTTATCCGGGTGGGCACACGTCTGGGTGTGATTAACTGA
- a CDS encoding rhodanese-like domain-containing protein produces MQDIMPFISKHSILVLAWVGLLVAVIVLTVKSSLSKVKEVVRGEAIQLINKEDAIVVDIRNRDDYRRGHIANAINLIPNDIKSGNLGELEKHKSQPIIVVCANGLSSRESAENLLKAGFVRAMTLKDGLTGWSGENLPLVRGKQ; encoded by the coding sequence ATGCAAGATATTATGCCATTCATTAGCAAGCACTCAATCTTGGTCCTGGCCTGGGTTGGCCTGCTGGTTGCCGTCATTGTGCTTACTGTAAAAAGTAGCCTTTCCAAGGTAAAAGAGGTGGTTCGTGGTGAAGCGATCCAACTGATTAACAAAGAAGATGCGATTGTGGTCGATATTCGCAATCGTGATGACTATCGTCGCGGGCACATTGCCAATGCGATTAACCTGATCCCCAACGACATTAAAAGCGGCAATCTGGGTGAGCTGGAAAAACATAAGTCTCAGCCAATCATTGTGGTCTGCGCCAATGGCTTGTCCTCCCGAGAATCAGCGGAGAACCTGCTCAAGGCGGGTTTTGTACGTGCGATGACGCTCAAGGATGGATTGACCGGCTGGAGTGGTGAAAACCTTCCATTGGTGCGCGGTAAGCAATGA